TTCAGACAACTCATTTTGCCGAAGTTTAACGTCACGCAAATAGGTGCCAATCGACTGAGCTACCGAAAGGTCTGTTGCTGTCCAGGGCGTTGAACGCCCGCGAACTTCTTCCCGCCAGGTATCAAAGCTGCCTCTCGGCGTTAATCTGGGGCCGAAAGGCGTTTCAACGGTGGTTTTCACCGGCTCGCCCGCCCATTCGATAGCGTGCGCCTCTTCGTTGCGGAACAAAACAAGATAATCATTGAACGCCATCGAAAGTGGTATTGCCAGCAGGCCTGCAACGCTTCCGGCATAATCGGCCAAGTGGGCCCTGATTTCCTGACTTGCCCAAAGCTCGCGTCGTGATTGACGGCTTGCGGTTTCGAGCACTTGGCGAGTTTGATGTTCGTTGAGTACGTCGCCACTTTGAAGCCATTGCCCATTCATCCATAATGCAGCTCCGTTGCCGCCAACCAATTCGGAAAACCGGCTGAGTTGTGCCCCCAGACTCTCGCGAATTTCGTCACTGATGCTTAATTGGGATACGATCGCGTCGAGCTTTTCTCGTGCGTCCGCGGTGAGTTGCAATGTTTTGCGTCTTTCACAATCGGCAATATGTAACGAAAAATACTGCCCGAACAGTTCAGCGCCTATGCGTAGGGGAAGAGGGGTGACTTTAGGGCTGTCGTGATGACAAGATATCAGGCCCCATAATGCTCCATCAACGACAATCGAAATCGACAACGAAGCGGAGACACCCATATTCTGCAGGTACTGGCAATGGATCGGGGAAACACTACGCAACTGTGCAAAGGACATGTCGACAGCGGGTTCGTCTGCCGCCAGTGAGGGACAAAGTGCGATCGGCTGATAGGACGTGTCGGAAATCATCCTTATTGTATTGATAAGATAAAGACGCCGGGCTTGAACCGGTATATCCGACGCCGGAAAATGTTGTCCCATAAAGCTGCAAAGCATGGGAGACTTTGCCTCTGCGATGACGCGACCGGCTCCATTATGGAGAAATCGATAAACCATCACGCGGTCGTAACCCAGCATTGCTCTTACAAGGCGCACGCCCGTTGCTGCAGCTTTGTCTACCGTTTCCTCGCGACCAATGCGATGAATGACGCTGCGTGTGAGATCAAGCGCCTGACGGGCACTTTGCCCACGATCCGCGCAGGGCTCTATTTCGACGAATGTTCTTCCCTTGTGTGTATGGATCACAGCGTCAAAGAGCAGGGATTTGCCTGGAAAGCGCAGGCCAAGTACGACAGATGACAAGCCCGGCTCTCTCGCTTTTGCGGCTGCATTACGGAAATCATGGGCATTTTTCTCGCCAACAATCAAAGAAATGGCGATGCCAGGGATCAAATCCCCTCTATAGCCCGTTATGCATGGAATATTGGCAGAAGCAAAAAGGAGATTTTGGCCAGACTGATCCATAACCAGCATTGCGCCGTGCGGTTGGATCGAACCTGGAATGTGGATTGGTTCGCGGTCACAATTAGTGAGATTGACAGGTTCGGACACATCCATTGCGGCAGAACTTTCCCGGGTGTTGTCACGTTAAGTTTCTCTGGCCGGAAAGACCAGGGGCTCGTAGATATTCATGCGAAACAGGCCGCAATTTTCCATGCATCGAA
The sequence above is drawn from the Brucella anthropi ATCC 49188 genome and encodes:
- a CDS encoding HWE histidine kinase domain-containing protein; this encodes MDVSEPVNLTNCDREPIHIPGSIQPHGAMLVMDQSGQNLLFASANIPCITGYRGDLIPGIAISLIVGEKNAHDFRNAAAKAREPGLSSVVLGLRFPGKSLLFDAVIHTHKGRTFVEIEPCADRGQSARQALDLTRSVIHRIGREETVDKAAATGVRLVRAMLGYDRVMVYRFLHNGAGRVIAEAKSPMLCSFMGQHFPASDIPVQARRLYLINTIRMISDTSYQPIALCPSLAADEPAVDMSFAQLRSVSPIHCQYLQNMGVSASLSISIVVDGALWGLISCHHDSPKVTPLPLRIGAELFGQYFSLHIADCERRKTLQLTADAREKLDAIVSQLSISDEIRESLGAQLSRFSELVGGNGAALWMNGQWLQSGDVLNEHQTRQVLETASRQSRRELWASQEIRAHLADYAGSVAGLLAIPLSMAFNDYLVLFRNEEAHAIEWAGEPVKTTVETPFGPRLTPRGSFDTWREEVRGRSTPWTATDLSVAQSIGTYLRDVKLRQNELSEQERAKTEQRRQVLNAELNHRVKNILSLVKSIALQTGANATNVADYAQTLEGRLRALASAHDLSLDGKNGGSLADLLKTEVNLYGDAPGRITLEGPPVHLDQRAFSVIAMVFHEMITNAAKYGALSIPQGRLTIRWKQQASGDCEIFWSETEGPSVTWPSQTGFGSKLIRNSFEYDLRGKAKIEYHRDGLRAQFSVPSVYVTQLNDELITADIPKDIVEKTHMNGMKILVVEDQSLIALDMENTLRELGAEHIHLASSAPEAFEIIERSKPHLAILDFNLGDRTSENIAELLLKLKIPFLFTTGYSDRVLIPEKLRDVTIVRKPISNSAVAAAINSVLG